From one Trifolium pratense cultivar HEN17-A07 linkage group LG1, ARS_RC_1.1, whole genome shotgun sequence genomic stretch:
- the LOC123902153 gene encoding uncharacterized protein LOC123902153 — MSSTTTATVITSFSTTSALNRTSTTTFSANFTSRNFPPTQLSSSNNHLFFKLLQTSKRSPISRRFNRFSPVMEWQDCTVKREVDVPVSVAYACYSDREAIPEWMPFISTVKILPDKPDLSRWSLKYTAFGQNLEFSWLSRNMQPTPNQKIHWRSLEGLPNRGAVRFFPKGPSSCLVELTVSYEVPQLLAPVASALKPFLEGLLQRGLEQFASFAKSYK; from the exons ATGTCATCAACTACAACTGCAACCGTCATAACCTCTTTTTCAACAACTTCAGCTTTGAATCGCACTTCAACAACTACATTTTCCGCCAATTTTACCTCTAGAAACTTCCCCCCTACTCAACTATCATCTTCCAATAACCACTTATTCTTTAAGCTCCTTCAAACTTCTAAGCGATCCCCAATCTCCCGTCGCTTCAACCGTTTTTCTCCTGTCATGGAGTGGCAGGATTGCAC GGTTAAGAGGGAGGTTGATGTACCGGTCTCTGTAGCTTATGCTTGTTATTCTGACCGTGAAGCCATTCCGGAATGGATGCCCTTTATTTCCACTGTTAAG ATATTGCCAGACAAACCCGACCTGTCGCGATGGTCCTTGAAGTATACGGCATTTGGTCAAAATCTCGAGTTCTCTTGGCTTTCTCGTAATATGCAG CCCACTCCAAATCAGAAAATCCATTGGCGATCGCTTGAAGGTCTTCCCAACAG AGGCGCTGTGCGATTCTTTCCAAAAGGTCCCTCTTCGTGTCTAGTAGAA CTGACAGTCTCATATGAGGTTCCTCAACTTTTAGCTCCAGTGGCATCA GCTCTGAAACCTTTTCTTGAAGGTTTACTTCAACGTGGTTTGGAACAGTTTGCAAGTTTTGCAAAAAGCTACAAATGA